The following nucleotide sequence is from Nocardioides daedukensis.
GTCATCAGTCGATCACTGCTTCCATGACACTTTTCGCGATCGGCCCGGCGAGCGCACCGCCGGCGATCTGGTCGTTGCTGAGGTTGACCTTCTCGAGCATCACCGCAACCGCGACCTGCTTGCCGTCGACGTCTGCATAGGAGACGAACCAGGCGTAGTCGTTGCAGTCCTGGCAGCCTTCGGCGGTGCCGGTCTTGGCACCCACCTCGACGCCGGGGATCCGGGCGACGCCGGCCGTGCCCCGGTCGACCACGTTGACCATCATCTTGCGGAGCTCACGCGCGGTGTCGGAGGAGACCGCCTCGGAGAGCTCCTTGGGGTCTGCCTTGTCGAGCACGTCGAGGTCGGGCGAGCGGACCTCGTCGACGACGTACGGCTTCATCACCGTGCCGTTGTTGACGATGCCGGCCACGACCATCGCCATCTGGAGCGGGGTGGCGCGCACGTCCTGCTGGCCGATGCCCGACTTGGCCAGGTAGTCGTCCGACATCTCCTTGGACGGGAAGGTGCTCTGCAGCTGGCCCGGGAGGTCCTCGAGCGAGGTGTCGTTGAACCCGAAGGCCTCGGCCTGCTTGAGCAGCTTGTCCTGCCCGAGCTCGTTGGCCAGGGCCAGGAAGGTGGTGTTGCAGGACTGCGCCAGCGCCTGGGTCAGGCTGACCTTGGTCGCGCCGCAGTTGCGGCCACCGTTGCCGATCGAGGTGCTCGTGCCGGGGAGCTTGTACGTCGGCCCGCCGGTCACCATCGAGTCGGCGTCGTAGTCGCCGGTCTCGAGCGCGGCGGCCGCGGTGACCAGCTTGAAGACCGACCCCGGCGGGAGGTCGCGGCGGATCGCCCGGTTCTCCAGAGGACGATCCTTGCGTTCGTTCAGCTTCTTCGCCGCCTTCTCGACCGCGGAGAGGTCGTGCGAGGCGAGCTCATTGGGGTCGAAGGTCGGCGAGGACACCATCGCCAGCACCTTGCCGGAGCCGGGCTCGAGGGCAACCACGGCGCCCTGGACGTCCTTGCCCAGCTGTGGGTTGTCGAGCAGGCCCTTGTAGGCGGCGACCTGCGCCTCGCGGTCGATGGTCAGCTTCACCGAGCCGCCCTTGGCGCCGGAGTTGTTGACCAGGTCCACCAGGCGCGAGACGAAGAGCCGGTCGTCGTCGCCGGAGAGCACGTCGTTCTGGGTGCGTTCCAGTCCGGCCTGGTTGAAGAACGAGAACCACCCGGTCAGGTGCGCATACAGCCGCGGGTTGGTGTAGCGGCGCTGGAACTCGTACTTGTCGTCCGAGGGCACCGACTCCGCGATCGGCGTACGACCGACCAGGATCGCGCCGCGCTCGCGGGAGAAGGCCGCCTCGATCACCCGACGGTTCTCGGGGTGCTCGGAGGCGTTGTTCAGCTCACTCGCCTGGATGTACTGCAGGTAGGTGACGTTGCCGAGCAGGGCCAGGAAGAGCAACAGGCAGAAGATCGACAGCGTACGGATCGGCTTGTTCATCGCAGGTTCACCACCTGGGTGGTCTCGGACTCCGACTCGGCCTCAGTCGCAGAGGAGAGGTTCGGGACCGGGCGCCGGGCCTGGTCGGAGATG
It contains:
- a CDS encoding peptidoglycan D,D-transpeptidase FtsI family protein, translating into MNKPIRTLSIFCLLLFLALLGNVTYLQYIQASELNNASEHPENRRVIEAAFSRERGAILVGRTPIAESVPSDDKYEFQRRYTNPRLYAHLTGWFSFFNQAGLERTQNDVLSGDDDRLFVSRLVDLVNNSGAKGGSVKLTIDREAQVAAYKGLLDNPQLGKDVQGAVVALEPGSGKVLAMVSSPTFDPNELASHDLSAVEKAAKKLNERKDRPLENRAIRRDLPPGSVFKLVTAAAALETGDYDADSMVTGGPTYKLPGTSTSIGNGGRNCGATKVSLTQALAQSCNTTFLALANELGQDKLLKQAEAFGFNDTSLEDLPGQLQSTFPSKEMSDDYLAKSGIGQQDVRATPLQMAMVVAGIVNNGTVMKPYVVDEVRSPDLDVLDKADPKELSEAVSSDTARELRKMMVNVVDRGTAGVARIPGVEVGAKTGTAEGCQDCNDYAWFVSYADVDGKQVAVAVMLEKVNLSNDQIAGGALAGPIAKSVMEAVID